A single Syngnathoides biaculeatus isolate LvHL_M chromosome 18, ASM1980259v1, whole genome shotgun sequence DNA region contains:
- the LOC133492012 gene encoding ras-related protein Rab-38-like — MASPGKEHLYKVLVIGDLGVGKTSIIRRYVHQTYSNNYRATIGVDFALKVLQWDADETVRLQLWDIAGQERFGNMTRVYYREAAGAFIVCDVTRPSTLEAALKWKEDLDSKLTGADGRRVSAVLLANKCEQGRGLPANGLKMEQFCREHGFVGCFETSAKDNLNIDEAANFLVKHIMASEDAFLRRAATPGTVTPSLNRQLRQSDGCAGCLK; from the exons ATGGCGAGCCCCGGCAAGGAGCACCTGTACAAGGTGCTGGTGATCGGTGACCTGGGCGTGGGCAAGACCTCCATCATCCGCCGCTACGTGCACCAAACTTACTCCAACAACTACCGGGCCACCATCGGCGTGGACTTCGCGCTCAAGGTGCTGCAGTGGGACGCCGACGAGACGGTGCGCTTGCAGCTGTGGGACATCGCCG GCCAGGAGCGCTTCGGCAACATGACGCGGGTGTACTACCGCGAGGCGGCGGGGGCGTTCATCGTGTGCGACGTGACCCGGCCCAGCACGTTGGAGGCGGCGCTCAAGTGGAAGGAGGACCTGGACTCCAAGCTGACGGGGGCCGACGGCCGCCGCGTCTCCGCCGTGCTGCTGGCCAACAAGTGCGAGCAGGGCCGCGGGCTCCCCGCCAACGGGCTCAAGATGGAGCAGTTCTGCAGGGAGCACGGATTCGTCGGCTGCTTCGAGACATCCGCCAAG GACAACCTGAACATCGACGAGGCGGCCAACTTCCTGGTGAAGCACATCATGGCGAGCGAGGACGCCTTCCTGAGGAGAGCCGCCACGCCCGGCACCGTCACGCCGTCACTCAACCGACAACTCCGCCAGTCGGACGGATGCGCCGGATGCCTCAAGTGA
- the LOC133492038 gene encoding uncharacterized protein LOC133492038: MPSYTYACAAHPARVLRRLDELRLRDALCDVTVQVDGRRFHAHRAVLASCSDYFAARLPRAHARDDDDVMLPPEVTVGGFEPLLTFAYTSELLFGKHDILEIRQAASVLGFRDLDHACFDFLLPKFSSDPPPPPSSRKKCCIKKQKSEEDDDHPQAAKPVARDAAPPGCREGNDRRPIFSFWPDGGTGGPKYRKFQLACGKEVPQKQWGWKETFGEGTRYCSGPNLIPEITGCQDARNLLGNGSSKGNHVAKIPASDLVPFHWDIISEDGAQRPGTRASCSPELLQGTTEKSENPRRLIGLKDVEHLPSNDANVSPTSDSVLYYQDTITEDRKQGTGPRFSGSPQVVPAPTQKDTDPRSQKEAQSVAEPSGNSTKKGFKCDLVPSCQECIKEDREQGPGTRFFDGSGLGPCETLKDEAPAKLRGCKDVDRCLGSNSSPYHPKTSTENGEEGPRRRFSAGPDRVEGAIQKAGAPRHQYGLEYLKSASGPCQQNTITADDEKGPGTRVCHDPKLVPGATLKDDVPRRLKGLKDLAGESGHTTSLEPRSNFVLSHQSTITKVEEQGPGTRSSGGLGFAAISTQKIEGPRALTGCIDVDVCPRSDRGPFHQDSIREDGKERSRTKCSHSTWRVEGLGILCEDGTDLPRDITGDNLDTFSRSDSSQSHQEITQQLQGSGTQFTSDPSLVPDIVLKSEAPGGEKGAEYPGPDPSPSHQSWLRVDKCPFRGQTQDPERGGPQGKGGVLSESEGASQSGLSSFNSGEDGDSETDGDGEWCPRERARQVNLPFSVDYAVRLNRVELQNLLSQHALTRQQLDLIHDIRRRSKNRLAAQRCRKRKLECIANLQEEINKLKCEREKLLVEQNQLHHLKTTTCLSVTALSQRVCGKARDLRPDQLRLFDPQCSLASHLDALLLTPHASPATPAETQEHLENTRMDMKES, encoded by the exons CGTACACGTACGCGTGCGCGGCGCACCCGGCGCGCGTGCTGCGGCGCCTGGACGAACTGCGGCTGCGCGACGCTCTCTGCGACGTCACCGTGCAGGTGGACGGCCGCCGGTTCCACGCCCACCGCGCGGTGCTGGCCTCGTGCAGCGACTACTTCGCCGCGAGGCTCCCACGCGCGCACGCGCGCGACGACGATGACGTCATGCTGCCTCCCGAG GTAACCGTGGGTGGATTTGAGCCACTGCTGACGTTTGCCTACACTTCCGAGTTGCTCTTCGGTAAACACGACATCCTGGAAATCCGCCAGGCGGCGTCAGTGCTGGGCTTCCGAGACCTGGACCACGCCTGTTTCGACTTCCTCCTGCCCAAGTTCAGCTCGGACCCGCCTCCGCCGCCATCAAGTAGGAAGAAGTGCTGTATAAAGAAGCAGAAGAGTGAGGAGGACGACGATCACCCCCAAGCTGCCAAACCGGTGGCGAGAGATGCTGCGCCACCTGGCTGCAGGGAGGGGAATGACAGGAGACCCATATTCTCATTTTGGCCAGATGGGGGCACGGGAGGACCAAAGTATCGCAAGTTCCAGCTGGCATGTGGGAAAGAGGTACCTCAGAAACAATGGGGCTGGAAGGAGACCTTTGGAGAAGGAACCAGGTACTGCAGTGGTCCCAATTTAATACCAGAAATTACTGGATGCCAGGATGCTAGGAATCTTCTGGGAAACGGCAGCAGCAAGGGAAACCATGTGGCTAAGATTCCCGCATCCGATTTGGTCCCTTTTCATTGGGACATCATCTCAGAAGATGGCGCACAAAGACCAGGAACAAGGGCTTCGTGTAGTCCGGAGCTGCTACAAGGTACCACAGAGAAATCTGAAAATCCCAGAAGACTAATAGGGCTCAAGGATGTAGAGCATCTTCCAAGCAATGATGCCAATGTGAGTCCCACGTCAGACTCAGTCCTCTATTATCAGGACACCATCACAGAGGACAGAAAACAAGGAACAGGACCAAGATTCTCTGGTAGTCCACAGGTGGTTCCAGCTCCCACCCAGAAAGATACAGATCCTAGAAGCCAAAAAGAAGCCCAGAGTGTAGCAGAACCTTCAGGAAATAGTACAAAAAAGGGTTTCAAGTGCGACTTGGTGCCCTCATGTCAGGAATGCATCAAAGAGGACCGAGAACAAGGACCAGGAACAAGGTTTTTTGATGGTTCTGGTCTGGGACCTTGTGAAACTCTAAAAGATGAAGCCCCTGCAAAACTAAGGGGATGCAAGGACGTGGATAGGTGTCTTGGGTCTAATTCTAGCCCCTATCACCCAAAAACCTCTACAGAAAATGGCGAAGAAGGACCAAGAAGGAGGTTTTCTGCTGGTCCTGATCGAGTTGAAGGAGCCATCCAAAAAGCTGGAGCACCGAGACACCAGTACGGTCTGGAGTATCTCAAGTCTGCCTCTGGCCCCTGTCAACAAAACACTATCACAGCAGATGATGAAAAAGGACCAGGAACAAGGGTTTGTCATGATCCCAAGCTGGTTCCAGGTGCTACCCTGAAAGATGACGTTCCCAGAAGACTAAAAGGTCTCAAGGACCTAGCCGGGGAATCAGGACACACTACCAGTTTAGAACCCAGGTCCAACTTTGTCCTCTCTCATCAAAGTACAATCACAAAAGTTGAAGAACAAGGACCAGGGACAAGGTCCTCCGGTGGTCTAGGTTTTGCAGCCATTTCCACACAGAAAATTGAAGGTCCCAGAGCACTAACAGGATGCATTGATGTTGACGTGTGTCCGAGGTCTGACAGAGGCCCTTTTCATCAGGACAGCATCAGAGAAGATGGCAAAGAAAGATCAAGAACAAAATGTTCTCATTCTACATGGAGAGTTGAAGGTCTTGGAATACTGTGTGAGGATGGAACAGATCTTCCAAGAGATATCACAGGAGACAATCTGGACACATTTTCCAGGTCCGACTCTTCTCAATCCCATCAGGAAATCACACAACAACTTCAAGGATCAGGAACACAGTTCACTAGTGATCCCAGTCTGGTCCCAGATATCGTCCTAAAAAGTGAAGCTCCTGGAGGCGAGAAGGGAGCAGAGTACCCTGGGCCTGACCCTAGTCCCTCTCATCAGAGCTGGCTCCGGGTAGACAAGTGCCCCTTCCGAGGACAGACTCAGGACCCGGAGCGAGGTGGACCTCAAGGGAAGGGGGGCGTCCTGTCCGAGAGTGAGGGAGCCTCGCAGTCGGGCCTGTCGTCTTTCAACTCAGGTGAGGACGGAGACTCGGAGACTGACGGCGATGGAGAATGGTGCCCTAGAGAGCGGGCCAGGCAG GTTAATCTTCCATTCTCTGTGGATTACGCCGTCCGTCTGAACCGCGTGGAGCTACAGAATCTGCTGAGTCAGCACGCACTGACGCGCCAGCAGCTAGATTTGATCCATGATATCCGGCGGCGGAGCAAAAACAGACTGGCCGCGCAGCGCTGTCGcaagaggaagctggagtgcaTCGCCAACCTGCAGGAGGAAATCAACAAGCTG AAGTGCGAGCGCGAGAAGCTCCTCGTGGAGCAGAACCAACTTCACCACCTGAAGACCACCACGTGCCTCAGCGTCACCGCACTCAGCCAGCGAGTCTGCGGCAAGGCCCGAGACCTCAGGCCAGACCAGCTCCGGCTCTTCGACCCCCAATGCTCCCTTGCGTCGCACCTGGACGCTCTCCTCTTGACGCCCCACGCATCTCCCGCAACACCAGCCGAGACTCAAGAACATTTAGAGAACACGAGAATGGACATGAAGGAGTCGtga